From the Fusarium musae strain F31 chromosome 11, whole genome shotgun sequence genome, one window contains:
- a CDS encoding hypothetical protein (EggNog:ENOG41~antiSMASH:Cluster_11.1~SMCOG1137:Major facilitator superfamily MFS 1): protein MSTTTAVQLEAYGNGTTYEPTTASTLRPTRAGLAENTSPSSHDSDDPALEASRIADSTVPDGGYGWVVIGACAVVAWWVIGLSYVWGVYQNALVERNVGSPLALSFCGSLSPALMATVGVIVSRMLRTFGTRKLSSVGIILMALSLIGASFVTDHLVGLIFLPGIPLGLGMAGCFMSFSLAPAQYFMKKRGLANGIVYAGGGFGGAIMSIATNSLIEKHSVEWAFRITGILVAVSGLPAALLIQERVPLAKTGIVDWRLFRQLNFAILFFAAGIGIFPLLVPPYFLPLYSRSMGLSTSTGAGLVAGFSFASAVGRIMSGYLCDKFGPLNTLAAFFLGNSLTMLALWPASTTLAPLAVFAVLNGLMNGGFFSSMPTVVGNVFGSARVSTAMGMVIVGWVAGYLFGSPIAGFLLQAHGGAGEGLGAYRPAMFYAGSMSAVATVLTVILRLRINKKLMAKV, encoded by the exons ATGTCGACGACTACAGCCGTCCAGCTCGAAGCCTACGGCAACGGCACAACATACGAACCCACCACCGCCTCAACCCTCCGCCCAACAAGAGCCGGTCTCGCTGAAAACACGTCCCCAAGCAGCCATGACTCAGATGACCCAGCACTCGAGGCTTCACGCATCGCTGATAGCACCGTCCCCGACGGCGGCTACGGCTGGGTCGTAATCGGTGCCTGCGCCGTCGTAGCATGGTGGGTCATCGGCCTCAGCTACGTCTGGGGCGTGTATCAAAACGCCCTCGTCGAGCGAAACGTCGGGTCTCCTCTGGCTTTATCCTTCTGCGGTTCCTTATCGCCTGCTTTGATGGCGACTGTTGGGGTTATTGTGTCGAGAATGCTACGGACGTTTGGGACACGGAAACTCAGCAGCGTGGGGATCATTCTCATGGCGCTTTCGCTTATTGGCGCGAGTTTTGTTACGGATCATCTCGTTGGATTGATTTTTCTTCCTGGTATTCCTCTTGGCCTCGGTATGGCTGGTTGCTTCATGTCGTTCTCCCTCGCTCCGGCGCAGTActtcatgaagaagaggggtCTGGCGAATGGTATCGTCTATGCAGGCGGTGGCTTTGGAGGCGCGATTATGAGTATTGCGACCAATTCTCTTATTGAGAAGCATAGCGTCGAATGGGCCTTTCGCATCACTGGCATCCTCGTCGCTGTTTCGGGACTCCCAGCTGCACTTCTGATTCAAGAGAGGGTGCCTTTGGCCAAGACTGGAATCGTTGACTGGAGGCTCTTCCGACAGCTCAACTTCGctatcctcttcttcgccgcTGGCATCGGTATCTTCCCTCTTCTCGTCCCACCTTATTTCCTACCCCTCTATTCCCGATCTATGGGTCTGAGTACGAGCACTGGTGCTGGACTCGTCGCAGGCTTCAGTTTTGCATCTGCTGTAGGACGAATCATGAGTGGCTATCTCTGCGATAAATTCGGCCCGTTGAATACGCTTGCGGCATTCTTCCTCGGTAACTCACTTACCATGCTTGCCCTCTGGCCTGCATCAACCACTCTCGCGCCCCTTGCTGTGTTCGCAGTGCTCAATGGTTTGATGAATGGTggattcttttcttccatgcCGACTGTTGTCGGCAATGTATTTGGCTCTGCTAGGGTTTCAACGGCTATGGGCATGGTCATCGTTGGCTGGGTTGCTGGCTACCTCTTC GGATCTCCTATTGCTGGtttccttcttcaagctcatggaGGTGCAGGTGAGGGGCTGGGCGCATATCGACCTGCCATGTTCTACGCTGGCTCCATGTCAGCCGTCGCTACTGTTCTGACTGTTATCCTACGGCTGAGAATCAACAAGAAATTAATGGCAAAGGTCTAG
- a CDS encoding hypothetical protein (EggNog:ENOG41~antiSMASH:Cluster_11.1~SMCOG1262:haloalkane dehalogenase) produces the protein MTSSHDPTALTQSFHYKTSAHSYDVKWGSLGDPKSPPLIFIHGTPWSSRVWVPFALSLSRQFHVYLFDRPGFGDTPAEKKLDPTKAISSAIEEYDSNLARQAEVFAALFKSWQADWPQEKAHVIAHDNAGLVSLRGYLLHDLPYASLCLIDVVAIGPFGQPLFKVIAENPQLFEQLPDTAFEGILESYISDAAYYELPKETMQMLKEPWLREGGKRGFIRELCQANSRSTEEVEARYGEVGPKLPIKIIWGADDKWLPVEVAHRLGNALKASELIVIDKAGHLSMIDQGARVGVELGLWLSAALNK, from the coding sequence ATGACCTCATCACACGACCCTACAGCTTTAACGCAAAGCTTTCACTACAAGACCTCAGCACACAGCTATGATGTGAAATGGGGTTCACTGGGTGATCCCAAGTCTCCTCCTCTCATTTTTATTCATGGGACTCCGTGGTCATCTCGCGTCTGGGTCCCTTTTGCCCTCTCACTGTCGCGTCAGTTTCACGTGTATCTCTTTGATAGACCTGGTTTCGGCGACACGCCAGCAGAGAAGAAATTAGATCCAACAAAGGCCATATCAAGCGCAATTGAAGAGTATGATAGCAACCTCGCGCGACAAGCAGAGGTGTTTGCTGCGCTCTTCAAGTCCTGGCAAGCAGATTGGCCTCAAGAGAAGGCTCACGTCATCGCTCACGACAATGCCGGTCTCGTCAGTCTACGAGGCTATCTCCTACATGACTTGCCATATGCCAGCCTCTGTCTCATCGACGTTGTCGCAATCGGTCCATTTGGCCAACCTCTCTTCAAAGTCATCGCCGAAAACCCGCAGCTGTTTGAACAACTCCCCGATACGGCCTTTGAGGGCATACTAGAGAGTTACATCAGCGACGCAGCATACTACGAACTACCAAAAGAGACAATGCAGATGCTTAAAGAGCCTTGGCTACGAGAAGGTGGAAAACGAGGCTTTATTCGTGAATTGTGCCAAGCCAACTCCAGATCGACGGAGGAGGTGGAGGCGAGATATGGAGAGGTCGGGCCGAAGCTGCCAATCAAGATCATCTGGGGAGCTGATGATAAGTGGCTCCCTGTGGAGGTTGCGCACAGATTAGGGAACGCGTTGAAGGCCAGCGAGCTTATCGTTATCGATAAGGCTGGTCATCTGAGTATGATTGATCAGGGAGCGCGTGTTGGAGTTGAGTTGGGTTTGTGGCTTAGTGCTGCTTtgaataaataa
- a CDS encoding putative secondary metabolism biosynthetic enzyme (EggNog:ENOG41~antiSMASH:Cluster_11.1~SMCOG1139:aminotransferase class V) — MSESQLDIEALRAKFPALQQDQVFLDNAGGSQILGAAADSIRDYLITSNVQMGASYGVGKLSATKVNKGYEAAARYINALPDEIVYGASSTQLLRNLALGLTFAQGDEIIVSTLDHEANIAPWLDLAERQGLNIKWWTPQGQGNNPRLTVESLRPLLSDRTRFLALTHCTNLLGSIHDVKAIAAAAHEYPNVLVCVDGVAYAPHRPIDVKDLGVDFYCLSWYKVFGPHIAMLYGSREAQKQLRPLGHYFNPAESLSDKAGFSAGNYELIASISVVVDHLLAESWDKSIAQETEIQKLLLEYLDKRDDAKIYGEPSSDPSKRLPIVSFTIDGWNSRSVVAAIEANSNLGLKHGHFYSHRLVKEVLDLDTTDGVVRVSMAHYNTREEIQTVIDTLQNIIVKR; from the exons ATGTCGGAATCACAACTTGACATCGAAGCACTTCGGGCAAAGTTCCCTGCTCTCCAACAGGATCAAGTCTTTCTCGACAATGCTGGCGGGAGTCAAATTCTCGGGGCTGCAGCTGACTC GATACGAGATTACCTCATCACGTCGAATGTGCAGATGGGCGCCTCGTATGGCGTAGGCAAACTCTCAGCAACAAAAGTGAACAAGGGCTACGAAGCGGCCGCACGATACATCAATGCACTGCCTGATGAAATTG TCTATGGCGCCTCTTCAACCCAATTACTACGCAACCTGGCACTGGGCCTCACCTTTGCTCAAGGCGACGAGATCATCGTATCAACTCTCGATCACGAGGCAAACATCGCACCATGGCTAGACCTGGCCGAGCGACAAGGACTAAACATCAAGTGGTGGACTccacaaggacaaggcaaCAATCCAAGGCTCACAGTCGAGAGCTTAAGGCCGCTCTTGTCCGATAGGACGAGATTCCTGGCTTTGACTCACTGTACCAACCTGCTTGGATCAATCCACGATGTCAAGGCCATCGCTGCAGCTGCTCACGAGTATCCGAATGTCCTCGTCTGTGTTGATGGAGTAGCTTATGCGCCTCACCGACCCATCGACGTCAAGGATCTTGGAGTCGACTTCTACTGCCTTTCATGGTACAAAGTCTTTGGTCCACACATCGCAATGCTCTACGGTAGCCGTGAGGCTCAGAAGCAGCTTCGTCCACTGGGCCACTACTTCAACCCCGCCGAAAGTCTATCCGATAAGGCTGGATTCTCTGCTGGAAACTATGAGCTGATAGCGAGTATATCAGTCGTGGTTGACCATCTTTTGGCTGAAAGCTGGGATAAGAGTATCGCGCAAGAGACGGAAATCCAAAAATTACTACTCGAATACCTGGACAAACGAGATGACGCAAAGATTTACGGAGAACCGAGCTCAGATCCCAGCAAGCGTTTACCTATCGTCAGCTTCACTATTGATGGGTGGAACTCTCGAAGTGTCGTAGCGGCTATCGAAGCCAACTCGAATCTCGGGTTGAAGCATGGTCACTTTTACTCTCATCGTTTGGTAAAGgaggttcttgatcttgacacaACTGATGGCGTTGTGCGAGTGAGCATGGCACATTATAATACTC GCGAGGAGATTCAGACCGTTATAGATACCTTGCAGAACATCATTGTCAAGCGATGA
- a CDS encoding hypothetical protein (EggNog:ENOG41~antiSMASH:Cluster_11.1~SMCOG1052:Terpene synthase/cyclase metal-binding domain protein), producing MAIVTRSTTSEHNKLSSLPSDGPESLIPLTQLYHPPSPHKVHPRADWVIEQVRRWLYPHLKQLGAETLIKGIVNETASMCTYLYPNADDEGIFLATGFVTVQFDIFDSAAILKAIQATPSGQRLARDLQKLRDTPQRMANVPRGGFGLGDRSVPSGNYLQSSTRMHIRGRHINEERFEVWLTKSCAAMKDFGKSHALIYSEAKNMTVEEYADHKLRNSGMIYTVLFVEMAMGTFLSREHNAIPRTRQIQQHSEKIGSLLNEIFSYEKETFLENTNNLLAVLVRTEKISLHEAAQRVGAMSQRHALEVKRIRIEIEAEYDHGSGEDVGLGTYVADMELFGAACWFWQLQGTKRYCSKTSPFAELRLEGEDGKAE from the exons ATGGCAATCGTTACAAGGTCAACTACGAGCGAGCACAACAAGCTTTCAAGTCTCCCGTCCGATGGCCCTGAATCTTTAATTCCGTTGACACAATTATATCACCCACCATCTCCTCACAAAGTACACCCAAGAGCAGACTGGGTCATTGAACAAGTTCGGCGATGGCTGTACCCGCATCTCAAGCAACTCGGTGCTGAGACGCTCATCAAGGGCATCGTCAACGAGACGGCGTCCATGTGCACGTATCTCTACCCAAACGCCGACGATGAGGGAATCTTTCTGGCTACAGGCTTCGTGACTGTGCAATTTGACATCTTTGACAGCGCTGCTATTCTCAAGGCGATCCAGGCGACTCCGTCGGGACAACGGCTGGCTAGAGATCTCCAGAAGTTGCGCGATACTCCGCAGCGGATGGCAAACG TGCCGCGAGGTGGTTTCGGACTGGGAGACAGATCCGTTCCTTCTGGGAACTATCTACAATCTTCGACGCGCATGCACATCCGAGGCCGACACATCAACGAGGAGCGCTTCGAGGTCTGGCTGACCAAGTCTTGCGCTGCCATGAAGGACTTTGGCAAGTCTCATGCCCTGATCTACAGCGAAGCCAAGAACATGACCGTCGAAGAATATGCAGACCACAAATTGAGGAATTCCGGCATGATCTATACCGTTCTCTTTGTCGAGATGGCAATGGGAACATTTCTCTCCAGGGAGCACAACGCCATTCCACGAACCCGTCAGATCCAGCAGCATAGCGAAAAGATTGGCTCCTTACTAAATGAGATATTCTCATATGAGAAAGAGACATTTTTAGAGAATACAAATAATCTATTAGCCGTGCTGGTGCGTACGGAGAAGATTAGTTTACATGAGGCTGCGCAACGAGTCGGTGCGATGTCGCAGAGACATGCCCTGGAGGTGAAGCGCATTCGgattgagattgaagctGAGTATGATCATGGTAGTGGAGAGGATGTTGGTCTTGGAACGTACGTGGCGGACATGGAGTTGTTTGGTGCAGCGTGTTGGTTCTGGCAACTTCAGGGCACGAAGCGGTACTGCTCCAAGACATCGCCGTTTGCTGAGCTGCGACTTGAGGGAGAAGATGGGAAGGCAGAGTAA
- a CDS encoding hypothetical protein (EggNog:ENOG41), which produces MITNISTLSLPESTVSNLQSTESHEDFKLQFQIESVRLSIILDSMLSKVYRPWQCKLPHDDQGAVAPTDISSQSMDVFAELQGKLRVFELELPKFLSWHEPMARETIPPHEATILVIQRNVLRSR; this is translated from the coding sequence ATGATCACCAATATCTCAACACTTTCCTTACCAGAGAGTACTGTCTCCAACCTTCAGAGCACCGAAAGTCATGAAGATTTCAAACTACAGTTCCAAATTGAGAGCGTTCGTTTAAGTATCATCCTGGATAGTATGCTGTCAAAGGTGTACAGACCGTGGCAATGCAAACTGCCTCACGATGATCAGGGTGCTGTCGCTCCCACAGATATCAGTAGTCAAAGCATGGACGTCTTTGCCGAGCTACAAGGGAAGCTTCGGGTTTTCGAGCTTGAACTTCCAAAATTCCTCTCCTGGCATGAACCTATGGCTAGAGAGACAATCCCGCCACACGAAGCTACGATTCTCGTCATTCAGAGAAATGTGCTACGGTCACG
- a CDS encoding hypothetical protein (EggNog:ENOG41), which translates to MHVSKLFIVGAIVTAAEAFTCARELFGQCYFVDGNPVGQQQRCAIKCEDKFGHVNCVCPDYYPKNDKGWPYSGKHECIPVGAYNGRHKCY; encoded by the coding sequence ATGCACGTCTCAAAGCTCTTTATCGTCGGCGCCATTGTGACGGCCGCCGAAGCCTTTACATGTGCCAGAGAGCTATTCGGACAATGCTACTTCGTCGATGGCAACCCAGTTGGCCAGCAACAGCGTTGTGCTATTAAGTGCGAAGACAAATTTGGCCATGTCAACTGTGTCTGCCCGGACTACTACCCCAAGAACGACAAAGGATGGCCTTATTCTGGAAAGCATGAGTGCATTCCTGTTGGTGCATACAATGGCCGACACAAGTGCTATTAA
- a CDS encoding hypothetical protein (antiSMASH:Cluster_11.1~SMCOG1066:alpha/beta hydrolase domain-containing protein~CAZy:CE10~EggNog:ENOG41~MEROPS:MER0033237) — translation MNPPFSSKEAEKIGHQQHVARLEYDREVLEDGKSSLLWIGDRKQAKKVVLFFHGGGYAAPITKGHLDWCWRAYVLAGIEKGVEVAVAVLEYTLIPEARYPVQLRQAASGLAYLLHKGISPQNIIIGGDSAGGQLTAQLLCHLLQPLPTVPEITLAKPLAGAFLASPWVAQSTDDTSYRENAWIDMLPTPGIVAFTKELLGPDAEPTISAFPLDRDESSLAGMASVVSQMYVTAGTHEIFRDQVLAFEERVELLNPDLKLRFQRYENCAHDFIVIENEDGECTQDMKRWMLDLLAVE, via the exons ATGAATCCTCCATTCTCAAG TAAGGAAGCGGAAAAGATCGGACACCAGCAACATGTCGCGAGACTTGAATATGACCGCGAGGTTCTAGAAGACGGCAAATCGTCGCTGCTTTGGATAGGCGATCGAAAACAAGCAAAGAAAGTTGTTCTGTTCTTTCACGGCGGTGGCTATGCGGCCCCAATCACGAAAGGACATCTGGATTGGTGCTGGCGAGCATATGTCCTTGCGGGGATCGAAAAGGGCGTTGAGGTCGCAGTGGCTGTTCTTGAGTACACTTTGATTCCCGAGGCGAGATACCCAGTACAACTTCGACAAGCAGCAAGCGGACTGGCTTATCTTCTACACAAGGGAATTTCACCTCAGAATATTATAATTGGAGGAGACTCTGCCGGCGGACAACTAACAGCCCAGTTACTCTGTCACCTCCTTCAACCACTACCCACAGTCCCAGAAATAACATTAGCCAAGCCCCTGGCTGGTGCCTTTCTGGCTTCTCCATGGGTAGCCCAATCCACCGACGATACTTCATACAGAGAGAACGCATGGATAGATATGCTTCCAACACCAGGCATTGTAGCATTTACCAAGGAGTTACTAGGCCCTGACGCCGAACCCACCATCTCAGCATTTCCACTAGATAGAGATGAGTCTAGTTTGGCCGGAATGGCATCTGTCGTGAGCCAGATGTACGTGACTGCCGGAACACACGAGATCTTCCGAGATCAGGTGCTTGCTTTCGAGGAAAGGGTCGAGCTCTTGAACCCCGATCTGAAGTTGCGGTTTCAGCGTTATGAGAATTGTGCCCATGACTTTATAGTCATCGAGAACGAAGATGGAGAGTGTACTCAGGATATGAAGCGGTGGATGCTTGACTTACTGGCTGTGGAGTAG
- a CDS encoding hypothetical protein (antiSMASH:Cluster_11.1~CAZy:AA3) has product MAERTAVGLPTGPSSGPLTDAQWQVMMAIMDTIIAPCPESAIPAGQKSALLNNCDDTTLRAFLDEKPSNMPLFQEILKRLLANLHADKLSAIATVCSLLGNRAAVLPLTGYFTIFCDLSPQDRTLVLNSWQTSSLATFRVLFKQLSIIGKHVYLRSSTLFNEVVRFPSTPVGWHPVESYPFEFMQFNDSETHVQLETDVVIVGSGCGAGVVARTMAMAGHRVLVVDKGQHFETTSMPLDQSAGYFHLFEGGGLVSSEDGSISTLAGSCFGGGGTVNWSACLQPQNTVRDEWADQRGLSFFKSAKFQEHLDSVCERMGVSNEPINHNHGNNVLLEGGRRLGYSAKQVPQNTGHGEHLDGYCSLGCWKGQKNGPVNGWLPDAARCGAKFITGFYVNKVLFKKRGGKNVAYGVTGTWRPKDGPDAAARTVTISAKRVVISAGSLCSPIILKNSGLKNKHIGRNLHLHPTSFVSAIFEQETRPWEGGILTSVVSSFDNVDGHGHGVRLERPAMLYRNMEAYIAITRDRDSGQVTADPINGTPRLVYTPSKFDASNNMKGMLGLAKILYVQGALEIHPILPGLEPFIREPKNSTDGVDSSSGVTDAKFSEWLKKMEAHGNKTPDTPYGSAHQMGTCRMSTKESDGVVDEYGKVWGCENLIVADASVFPSASGVNPMVTTMAISEHIALAMAEELARDTQERPRL; this is encoded by the exons ATGGCTGAACGTACAGCAGTTGGACTTCCTACAGGACCAAGCTCTGGGCCTCTGACGGATGCGCAATGGCAGGTTATGATGGCTATTATGGACACTATCATTGCTCCTTGTCCTGAGAGCGCGATACCTGCTGGTCAGAAGAGTGCTCTACTCAACAACTGCGATGATACTACACTCAGGGCTTTTCTTGACGAAAAGCCTTCCAATATGCCACTGTTCCAGGAGATTTTGAAGCGCCTGCTGGCGAATCTCCATGCTGATAAACTGTCTGCAATTGCTACAGTATGCTCACTTCTCGG AAATCGAGCTGCTGTCCTTCCTCTTACTGGTTATTTCACAATATTTTGTGATCTGTCTCCCCAAGACCGAACATTAGTACTCAACTCTTGGCAAACGAGCTCTCTAGCTACCTTTCGCGTCCTCTTCAAACAACTCTCAATCATCGGGAAGCATGTTTATCTCCGATCAAGTACGCTTTTCAATGAAGTCGTTCGCTTCCCATCCACTCCTGTTGGATGGCATCCGGTCGAATCATACCCATTTGAGTTCATGCAGTTCAACGACTCCGAAACCCATGTTCAACTAGAAACCGATGTTGTGATTGTGGGCTCTGGCTGTGGTGCAGGAGTCGTCGCAAGGACTATGGCCATGGCAGGCCATCGCGTTTTAGTGGTGGATAAAGGACAACATTTTGAAACCACGTCGATGCCCCTCGATCAAAGCGCAGGATACTTTCATCTTTTCGAGGGTGGAGGTCTAGTATCCTCTGAGGACGGATCTATCTCTACACTCGCAGGGTCATGCTTTGGTGGAGGCGGAACAGTCAACTGGAGCGCCTGCTTACAGCCTCAGAACACAGTCCGCGATGAATGGGCAGACCAGCGAggtctcagcttcttcaaatCGGCCAAGTTCCAGGAACATCTTGATTCGGTCTGTGAGCGCATGGGCGTCAGCAACGAGCCTATCAACCATAACCACGGAAACAACGTTTTGCTCGAGGGTGGACGCAGACTCGGATACAGCGCTAAGCAGGTGCCCCAGAATACAGGCCATGGCGAGCATCTGGATGGATATTGCTCCTTGGGTTGCTGGAAGGGTCAGAAGAATGGGCCTGTTAATGGCTGGCTACCAGATGCTGCTAGGTGCGGAGCCAAGTTCATTACAGGCTTTTACGTCAACAAGGTCCTTTTTAAGAAGCGTGGTGGTAAAAATGTCGCCTATGGTGTGACTGGAACTTGGAGACCAAAAGACGGCCCTGATGCCGCGGCCAGAACGGTGACGATCAGCGCGAAGAGGGTTGTGATTTCAGCTGGTAGTCTGTGCAGTCCTATCATCTTGAAAAACAGCGGACTCAAG AACAAGCATATTGGACGCAACCTCCATCTACACCCAACATCGTTCGTATCAGCAATATTTGAACAGGAGACACGACCATGGGAAG GCGGAATCCTCACCTCTGTAGTTTCGAGCTTCGATAACGTCGACGGACATGGCCATGGCGTGAGGCTTGAGCGTCCTGCAATGCTG TACAGGAACATGGAAGCATACATCGCTATTACTCGAGATCGCGACAGCGGACAAGTCACAGCGGACCCTATAAATGGCACACCTCGATTGGTCTACACTCCCTCCAAGTTCGATGCCAGCAACAACATGAAGGGCATGCTTGGCCTGGCAAAGATTCTCTATGTCCAAGGTGCCTTAGAGATCCACCCCATACTCCCCGGTCTTGAGCCATTCATCCGTGAGCCAAAGAACTCGACGGATGGTGTCGATAGCTCTTCAGGAGTCACAGATGCGAAGTTTTCGGAatggctgaagaagatggaagctCATGGGAACAAGACCCCAGATACGCCTTATGGATCTGCTCACCAGATGGGAACGTGCCGAATGAGCACCAAGGAATCCGACGGCGTTGTGGACGAGTATGGAAAGGTCTGGGGCTGTGAGAACCTGATCGTCGCAGATGCGAGCGTCTTTCCGAGTGCGAGTGGTGTCAACCCTATGGTCACTACAATGGCGATCTCTGAACACATTGCCTTGGCCATGGCAGAGGAGTTGGCTCGGGATACACAGGAGCGTCCTAGATTGTAG
- a CDS encoding hypothetical protein (EggNog:ENOG41~antiSMASH:Cluster_11.1~CAZy:GH16): MYWFRIALAGLFASAAAQTYSECNPMEKTCSADKGLASSSYSVDFTKGADDDNWEGTGHGTVKYTSDGAEFTVSKQGDSPTIQSKWYMFFGRMEVHLKAAPGTGIVSSVVLLSDVLDEIDWEWLGGKDGDVQTNYYGKGNSESDTRSATYAVTQAQEEFHNYTIHWTKDSCEWYINGVAVRTLNFADALGGENYPQTPMRVKLGIWAGGDPDNAEGTIEWAGGETDYTKGPYTMTVQKIAIENLNPAESYTYSDATGSYKSIKFDEKDSGSDDDDDDSSSTASEAASKTSSKATTSKTSSESTFTTKATSETDSESSTTASSDASSKTESADFKNSNAETTSAGATSSASSAAVTPSTTDGSTNGAAGNWPKMWLALGSTFAAMVMM; the protein is encoded by the exons ATGTATTGGTTCAGGATCGCCCTTGCGGGTCTTTTTGCTTCAGCTGCTGCTCAGACCTACAGCGAGTGCAACCCTATGGAGAAGA CATGCTCTGCTGACAAAGGTcttgcttcttcatcatacTCGGTCGACTTCACGAAGGgtgctgatgatgacaatTGGGAGGGAACTGGCCATGGCACTGTCAAGTATACTTCTGATGGTGCCGAGTTCACGGTCTCCAAGCAGGGTGACTCGCCTACCATTCAGAGCAAGTGGTACATGTTCTTCGGTCGCATGGAGGTTCACTTGAAGGCCGCTCCTGGAACCGGCATCGTCTCATCTGTCGTCCTTCTTTCTGATGTTCTCGACGAGATTGATTGGGAGTGGCTTGGAGGTAAAGACGGAGACGTTCAGACCAATTACTACGGCAAAGGAAACTCCGAATCCGATACTCGAAGCGCTACTTACGCAGTCACCCAAGCCCAGGAAGAGTTCCACAACTATACCATCCACTGGACCAAGGATTCTTGCGAGTGGTACATCAACGGCGTCGCTGTCCGCACACTCAATTTTGCCGATGCTCTTGGAGGAGAGAACTATCCTCAGACTCCCATGCGCGTCAAGCTTGGTATCTGGGCCGGTGGCGATCCTGATAACGCTGAGGGAACTATCGAGTGGGCTGGCGGAGAGACTGATTACACTAAAGGTCCTTACACCATGACTGTTCAGAAGATTGCGATTGAGAACCTTAACCCTGCGGAGAGCTACACCTACAGCGATGCGACAGGTTCATACAAGAGCATCAAGTTTGACGAGAAGGATAGTGgcagcgacgacgacgatgatgactccTCATCAACTGCTTCCGAAGCCGCCTCAAAGACATCTTCCAAGGCTACTACTTCCAAGACATCTTCCGAATCTACATTCACCACCAAGGCAACCAGCGAGACTGACTCCgagtcatcaacaacagcttcatctGACGCTTCTAGCAAGACTGAGAGCGCCGACTTCAAGAACAGCAACGCAGAGACCACTAGCGCCGGTGCAACTTCGTCCGCGAGCAGTGCTGCAGTCACGCCTTCGACTACTGATGGTTCAACAAACGGCGCTGCTGGAAACTGGCCCAAGATGTGGCTTGCACTTGGATCGACTTTTGCTGCTATGGTCATGATGTAA